The following coding sequences are from one Aethina tumida isolate Nest 87 chromosome 2, icAetTumi1.1, whole genome shotgun sequence window:
- the LOC109602315 gene encoding zinc finger protein GLI4 gives MTMAEAAVESSTVVSTHDKANNNHPLVVNHNHRPIGKQRKRKRLSQVLDKLTSGAPPPEDNVDLHAPPINNNVQHVYNNNNNNNNKGDGLGEEGLALKNPKKYVSDVFKFDAAHERDRIRMLTNPTPGASEDEDVFSPASSSNKSPHSSTESPRISFSPLRLKEEDASSSPPLTLQRPLCTCYQCLTGVSMGHNPPLHPYDRYFPAPPISPLTPASPASSYNFERYFQTKYLPDIFKKRSHSDSDLPLWYEPANAERARNPPGWPHPLSSLSTGGSGKGSVESETSSPQESPLDLSMKSSKTLVPPPLQLLPPGFLPPRGSVSVPVVKGDVASPTTKESVASRYNLEVSPVVEEMPPGSDVAYVCPVCGQMFSLHDRLAKHMASRHKSRQNAGESTAKAYLCEVCKRSFARSDMLTRHMRLHTGVKPYTCRVCGQVFSRSDHLSTHQRTHTGEKPYKCPQCPYAACRRDMITRHMRTHTRYEPETIIQPVKTEHH, from the coding sequence ATGACTATGGCCGAAGCTGCTGTCGAGTCCTCCACCGTCGTCTCCACACATGACAAGGCCAACAACAACCACCCTCTGGTCGTCAATCACAACCACAGACCGATCGGGAAGCAAAGGAAACGCAAGAGGCTCAGCCAAGTGTTGGACAAACTGACCAGCGGTGCGCCACCCCCGGAAGACAATGTCGACTTGCACGCACCTCCCATCAACAACAACGTGCAGCACGtctacaacaacaacaacaacaacaacaacaaagggGATGGTCTCGGCGAGGAAGGTCTCGCCCTAAAGAACCCCAAAAAATACGTATCCGACGTGTTCAAGTTCGACGCCGCCCACGAAAGAGACCGAATCCGCATGCTGACCAACCCCACGCCCGGCGCCAGCGAAGACGAAGACGTGTTCAGCCCCGCCAGCTCGAGCAACAAATCCCCACACAGCTCAACCGAATCGCCCCGAATTAGTTTTAGTCCGTTAAGACTCAAGGAAGAGGACGCCAGTTCTAGTCCACCTCTGACCCTGCAACGGCCCCTGTGCACTTGTTATCAGTGCTTGACGGGCGTCAGCATGGGCCACAATCCGCCGCTGCACCCCTACGACCGATACTTTCCGGCACCTCCAATTTCGCCATTGACGCCAGCATCACCCGCCTCTTCGTACAACTTCGAACGTTATTTCCAAACCAAGTACCTGCCGGACATTTTCAAGAAACGGAGTCACTCCGATTCGGACTTGCCCTTGTGGTACGAGCCTGCCAACGCGGAGAGGGCCAGGAACCCCCCGGGCTGGCCGCATCCTCTGTCCTCACTGTCGACGGGGGGCTCCGGCAAAGGATCCGTAGAATCGGAAACGTCGTCGCCCCAAGAATCTCCGTTGGACTTGTCCATGAAGAGCTCAAAGACCCTCGTGCCCCCACCTCTGCAGTTGCTGCCCCCAGGGTTCCTGCCTCCCCGTGGTTCCGTGTCGGTACCCGTAGTGAAGGGCGACGTCGCATCCCCCACGACGAAGGAGTCGGTGGCGTCCAGGTACAACCTGGAAGTGTCCCCGGTGGTGGAGGAGATGCCCCCCGGCTCAGACGTGGCGTACGTCTGTCCAGTTTGCGGTCAGATGTTCAGCCTCCACGACCGCCTCGCCAAGCACATGGCCTCGCGGCACAAAAGCCGCCAAAACGCGGGCGAGAGCACCGCCAAAGCGTACCTCTGCGAAGTGTGTAAGCGGTCGTTCGCGCGAAGTGACATGCTCACGAGACACATGCGTCTGCATACAGGTGTCAAACCGTATACGTGTCGCGTGTGCGGCCAAGTATTTTCACGATCGGACCACTTATCGACCCATCAGCGGACGCACACGGGAGAGAAGCCGTACAAATGCCCGCAGTGTCCTTACGCAGCTTGCAGGAGGGACATGATCACCAGACACATGAGGACGCACACCAGATACGAACCCGAGACTATCATCCAACCCGTCAAGACTGAACATCACTaa